One genomic region from Quercus robur chromosome 4, dhQueRobu3.1, whole genome shotgun sequence encodes:
- the LOC126723443 gene encoding uncharacterized protein At2g29880 produces MEQYDLQGQRRDMKHKGRNVVWSIAMDKCLIEALAVQARNGNKIDKCFNENAYTAACIAVNSRFNLNLNNQKVINRLKTIKKRYKAMKDMLSQEGFKWNPNTKMIECDSDDLWKRYVAAHPDARGFRGKQIEMYDELKIVCGNYQAPSRWAKMKDGSHPTDFRNCDDDSVSYLSPSSEELSDTDGTESYAGTPEYAQMPDGTQDPPMAQPLRQIPKRSRGSEALQDAMLAVASSIRRLADSMERSKCSIDSHELLQAVMEIDGLEEAKQMYAFEYLNADPVKARAFLTYNPRMRKTYLFQQFWWWKGK; encoded by the exons ATGGAGCAATATGACCTTCAAGGGCAAAGACGGGATATGAAGCACAAAGGAAGGAACGTAGTATGGTCAATTGCAATGGACAAGTGCCTTATTGAAGCCCTTGCTGTGCAGGCTAGAAACGGGAACAAAATTGACAAATGTTTTAATGAAAATGCTTACACTGCTGCTTGTATTGCTGTGAACTCTCGTTTTAACTTGAACTTGAACAATCAGAAAGTTATTAATCGACTTAAGACAATTAAGAAGAGGTATAAGGCAATGAAGGATATGCTAAGTCAAGAGGGATTCAAGTGGAATCCAAATACGAAGATGATTGAGTGTGACAGCGATGATCTTTGGAAGAGATATGTGGCA GCACACCCTGATGCAAGAGGATTTCGAGGTAAACAGATAGAGATGTATGATGAATTAAAGATTGTTTGTGGGAATTACCAAGCCCCTAGTCGTTGGGCTAAGATGAAGGACGGAAGCCATCCAACAGATTTCAGGAATTGTGATGATGACTCTGTCTCATATCTTTCTCCAAGTTCAGAAGAACTAAGTGACACAGATGGGACAGAGTCATATGCTGGAACACCGGAGTATGCCCAAATGCCAGATGGTACTCAAGATCCTCCTATGGCCCAGCCTCTCAGACAAATCCCAAAACGGTCGCGTGGCTCAGAGGCTCTTCAGGATGCAATGTTGGCTGTGGCGTCCAGCATTCGGCGCTTGGCTGATTCTATGGAGCGAAGCAAATGCTCAATTGACTCACATGAGCTATTACAGGCAGTGATGGAGATCGATGGCCTGGAAGAGGCTAAACAGATGTATGCTTTTGAGTATTTGAATGCTGACCCTGTCAAAGCTAGAGCCTTCTTGACTTACAACCCTCGAATGAGGAAGACGTATTTGTTTCAACAGTTCTGGTGGTGGAAGGGAAAGTAG
- the LOC126723444 gene encoding pentatricopeptide repeat-containing protein At1g11290, chloroplastic has translation MMSSASQFLHLTNNKPPSPPTPPSKPNLTSHTLSQRTHIPSHVYKHPSALLLELCTSMKELHQILPLIIKNGLYNEHLFQTKLLSLFCKYGSVNEAARVFEPIEDKLDVLYHTMLKGYAKNSSLHNAMSFFVRMKCDDVKPVVYNFTYLLKVCGDNADLRRGKEIHGQVITNGFSSNVFAMTGVVNLYAKCRQIDDAYKMFDRMPERDLVCWNTIIAGFAQNGLARVALDLVLRMQEEGQKPDSITVVTVLPAAANIGSWRIGKLIHGYAIRAGFELLVNISTALVDMYSKCGSVGTARLIFDGMKQRTVVSWNSMIHGYVQSGDPEEAMAIFQKMLDEGVEPTNVTVMEALHACADLGDLERGKFVHKLVDELKLGYDVSVRNTLISMYSKCKRVDLAAKVFEGLQGKTIVSWNAMILGYAQNGRVNETLNHFCEMQSQNIKPDSFTLVSVIPALAELSVTRQAKWMHGLVIRNCLDKNVFVTTALVDMYAKCGAIHTARKLFDTMEERHVTTWNAMIDGYGTHGLGKDAVELFNDMQKGTIKPNDITFLCVISACSHSGLVQEGLRIFSSMKEDYGLEPAMDHYGAMVDLLGRAGQLNKAWDFIQDMPVEPGITVFGAMLGACKIHKNVELGEKAAKKLFELNPDEGGYHVLLSNIYATASMWDKMAKVRTMMEKTGLQKTPGCSLVELKNEVHSFYSGSTIHPQSKRIYAFLETLGEDIKAAGYVPDTNSIHDVEDDVKKQLLNSHSEKLAIVFGLLNTSPGTTIHIRKNLRVCGDCHNATKYISLVTRREIIVRDMHRFHHFKNGTCSCGDYW, from the coding sequence atgatgagcTCTGCTTCACAGTTCTTGCACCTCACAAACAACAAACCTCCGTCACCACCAACTCCTCCCTCTAAACCAAACCTCACTTCTCACACTCTGTCCCAAAGAACCCACATTCCTTCTCATGTCTACAAGCACCCTTCAGCTCTACTCCTCGAGCTCTGCACTTCCATGAAAGAGCTCCACCAAATCCTCCCTCTCATCATCAAAAACGGCCTCTACAACGAGCACTTGTTCCAAACCAAGCTCCTCAGCTTGTTCTGCAAATACGGCAGTGTCAACGAAGCTGCTCGTGTTTTCGAGCCCATTGAGGATAAACTCGACGTGCTTTATCACACTATGCTTAAAGGGTATGCTAAGAACTCGTCGTTACACAACGCCATGTCGTTTTTTGTTCGAATGAAGTGTGATGATGTTAAGCCTGTTGTTTATAACTTTActtatttgttgaaagtttGTGGTGATAATGCGGACCTTAGGAGGGGTAAAGAGATTCATGGGCAGGTGATAACTAATGGGTTTTCGTCGAATGTGTTTGCAATGACTGGGGTTGTGAATTTGTATGCGAAGTGTAGACAGATTGATGATGCGTATAAGATGTTTGATAGAATGCCTGAAAGAGACCTGGTGTGTTGGAATACGATAATTGCTGGATTCGCGCAAAATGGGTTGGCGAGGGTGGcgttagatttggttttgagGATGCAGGAGGAAGGGCAGAAGCCTGATTCAATCACGGTGGTGACTGTCTTGCCTGCCGCTGCAAATATTGGGTCTTGGAGGATTGGGAAGTTGATTCATGGGTATGCTATAAGAGCTGGGTTTGAGTTGCTTGTAAATATTTCTACTGCTTTGGTAGACATGTATTCGAAATGTGGGTCGGTGGGGACTGCTCGGCTGATCTTCGATGGGATGAAACAAAGGACTGTTGTTTCATGGAATTCCATGATTCATGGGTATGTACAAAGTGGAGATCCTGAAGAAGCAATGGCAATTTTCCAAAAGATGTTAGATGAAGGGGTTGAACCAACCAATGTTACTGTTATGGAAGCTTTACATGCGTGTGCTGATTTGGGTGATCTTGAGCGGGGAAAATTTGTTCATAAATTAGTGGATGAATTGAAACTTGGATATGATGTTTCTGTAAGGAACACTTTGATATCCATGTATTCCAAATGTAAGAGAGTTGATCTTGCTGCTAAAGTATTTGAAGGCTTGCAGGGCAAAACCATTGTCTCATGGAATGCCATGATATTAGGTTATGCTCAAAATGGGCGGGTAAATGAGACTTTAAATCACTTTTGTGAGATGcaatcccaaaatataaaaccagATTCATTTACATTGGTGAGTGTGATTCCTGCTCTTGCAGAGTTGTCAGTTACGCGTCAAGCAAAGTGGATGCATGGACTTGTTATAAGAAATTGTTTGGACAAAAATGTCTTTGTGACGACTGCTCTTGTTGACATGTATGCTAAATGTGGAGCTATTCacactgcaagaaagctctttGACACGATGGAGGAGCGGCATGTGACAACTTGGAATGCTATGATAGATGGATATGGGACTCATGGCCTTGGAAAAGATGCTGTCGAATTGTTTAATGATATGCAAAAGGGAACCATCAAGCCAAATGACATAACTTTTCTGTGTGTTATCTCTGCTTGCAGCCACTCAGGTTTAGTGCAAGAGGGTCTCCGCATCTTTTCCAGCATGAAGGAAGATTATGGTTTAGAGCCTGCCATGGATCACTATGGAGCTATGGTTGACCTTCTTGGTCGAGCTGGACAGCTCAATAAAGCTTGGGATTTCATTCAAGATATGCCTGTTGAGCCTGGGATTACAGTATTTGGTGCCATGTTGGGCGCTtgtaaaattcataaaaatgtTGAACTGGGTGAGAAGGCAGCAAAAAAACTGTTTGAGTTAAACCCAGATGAAGGTGGGTACCATGTGCTGCTCTCTAATATATATGCCACAGCTTCAATGTGGGACAAAATGGCCAAAGTGAGAACCATGATGGAGAAGACTGGGCTTCAAAAAACTCCTGGCTGCAGCCTAGTGGAATTGAAAAATGAGGTTCACAGTTTCTATTCTGGAAGCACGATCCATCCCCAATCCAAAAGAATATATGCTTTTCTTGAGACATTGGGAGAAGATATTAAGGCTGCTGGTTATGTGCCTGATACTAATTCAATTCATGATGTGGAGGATGATGTTAAGAAGCAGTTGCTCAATAGCCATAGTGAGAAGCTGGCTATTGTGTTTGGACTGTTAAATACCAGCCCGGGTACAACCATACACATCCGAAAAAACCTCCGAGTTTGTGGTGATTGCCATAATGCGACTAAGTATATCTCTCTTGTGACCAGACGGGAAATCATAGTGCGTGATATGCATCGGTTCCACCATTTCAAAAATGGAACTTGTTCTTGCGGAGATTATTGGTAA